Within the Heptranchias perlo isolate sHepPer1 chromosome 39, sHepPer1.hap1, whole genome shotgun sequence genome, the region tctagtgtcaatgttgaggactcccagggccactcccacctgTAAACCCACGCTTAGCATCAGTCTCTGTTAATGTTCTCAATACAGGTTTGGCTGCAGTCACCAAATTTTTTCCTTCTCAATTTCTCTTCTCCCCCAATAATTTATGCCACTTTTTAATAAATCTGCTGTGCATTGTTATCCATTGATCAGTATCGCTGTTTGACATGAAATCCATTTGTTCTAGCAGCGTTTCTcacttttctctccctttttaatgTTGACATATGCTGGGGTGTGGTTTCTGTGTGCCAGCAGCCCTATGATCACTCCTTCAAGTGAGCCCATATAGTAACAGTTGACAGGTTATTTGTCTGAGATTggttaactcagcatagactaggAATTGAACCAGGGCCCTTCCCGGTCTGTGTGGGTCAGTATTTGACCAAGAAATATATTCACCACCCACCCAGCTTTGCAGCATCTCTTCAACCCCAAGTCACACTAGTGAATCTTTATCAGAAGGTTGTCTGTTGTGACAACTCTGTTCTGATATACACTTGATTAAGTTTAGGATGACATTGAAAAGCGCTTTAAGCAACAAGTCACAGATGATAAAAGGCCATTCATGTTTTTTCTCTCTACTACAGTCGCACCAGCCTAGCATCCAATGGCATTTTTAATGTCCCTGATGTCTTTGCCTCTACTAGTTTAACTGACAGATTTACTCATGTTTGAGATAAGGAATGTTTTTTTAAGATCGGTTTATAAATATATTTTTCACCAGTATAATTATACATCCTTAATATTATGGGTTTGCCATATCTATATTATTTAATGGCTTATATCACGGACATCAGCAAGAATAAGAGTTGAATTTTATTAGCATTACAATCTAGTCGCAAAGACAGTGAATTGAAATGCTGGGAGAGATTGCAGTCAGTTCTACATCTATACAAATGGAGCTGAGTTTCACTGCTGATTTTCAGTTAGCTCTGAGGACAAAGGTTTTTAATAATTCACTTGGGATGGGGCCATAGCTTTGGAACGCTGCTTTTTGCTTCTACAAGGCTCCTGGGCCACTAGTTTTACCAGTTTTCTTTGCTTCCCTTGCACCTGCTCTTGACCCATCTTTTTAACTATTGACACACTGTCTCGCATCTGTCTCTTACTTCTTTACAGGTCATTTTATTTCTTGTgctttttatttccctttctccTTGTCcagttccttttcaaatactttccAGCTGTAATATATTCTAGTTCTGATTAAAAGTTTTCACTCATAATGTTAATGTttgttctttccacagatgctgcctggccagcGGAGTGTTTGCAGTATTTTCTGTTATACATCTTTCCATAAACAGTGTaagtggctcttaaaagagcctttctTGAGGTTATTCTTGTCTTTCTTCAACCACCGAACCCATACAGGGTGCGTCCCTGGCGCTTCAGGgcatacaccacatccatggcagtgaccgtcttacGTTTGGCGTGTTCCGTGTAGGTAACAGAGTCCCTAATAATATTCTCCAAGAAAACCTTCAAGACCCCGCGAGTTTCCTCGTAGATAAGGCCA harbors:
- the LOC137304891 gene encoding histone H4-like; the encoded protein is MSGRGKGGKGLGKGGAKRHRKVLRDNIQGITKPAIRRLARRGGVKRISGLIYEETRGVLKVFLENIIRDSVTYTEHAKRKTVTAMDVVYALKRQGRTLYGFGG